A window from Burkholderiales bacterium encodes these proteins:
- a CDS encoding hypothetical protein (possible pseudo, frameshifted), with the protein MYGLSNHLLDTPWPKVRRSKETLFGLLEQEGPALLEGLFRMLADHSRPGDGELPETGIGLEWERLLSAAFIASDTYGTRSSSVVLVGRDGTVQFVERSFGPRGATGSQVAYEFTL; encoded by the coding sequence GTGTACGGCCTCAGCAACCATCTGCTGGATACACCCTGGCCCAAGGTCCGGCGCAGCAAGGAGACCCTGTTCGGGCTGCTGGAACAGGAAGGCCCGGCCCTCTTGGAAGGGCTCTTCCGGATGCTGGCGGATCATTCCCGCCCCGGCGACGGGGAGCTGCCCGAGACCGGCATCGGGCTCGAATGGGAGCGGCTGCTCTCGGCCGCCTTCATCGCTTCCGACACCTATGGCACCCGCTCCTCGAGCGTCGTGCTGGTGGGCCGGGACGGAACGGTTCAGTTCGTGGAGCGCAGCTTCGGGCCCCGCGGAGCGACGGGAAGCCAGGTAGCCTACGAGTTCACCCTGTAA
- a CDS encoding short-chain dehydrogenase produces the protein MPIRSRWDDQEAARFSGALGSRIYTSRLLGQDPTLVLHGGGNTSVKVEEQGRRVLYVKGSGADLSRVDEGAFVPVDLDRVLPLLEREALDNEEMLARLKDAVLSPGAPAPSIETLLHGALPFPYVEHTHADSILAVANVAAADRVLKEVYGDLAPVVPYRHSGFELAKACAEVFRRQATPRTIGLILQFHGAVAFGPSARESYENMIALAARAEDYLAAHGAWDLPEAAAPPLDREAVARLRRDISRAAGFPLILKLVREPVAMAFARRADLETVSQQGPPTPQHAIFTRRLPLLGRDGASYTRAYAEYLTRYLGAEQARTLDPSPRVVLDPELGLAALGVDARYAAVAAEVYLHDIAIITRASAHDAYRAAPPQFIAWAELAYGGFEQRLRREAAGERPLLGQVALVTPGADRHDPGLVPRLLALGAAVVRVVASASDCRGGGDPALLEAPLGGAAAEDREQVVEATVLAFGGLDLLCAVGDREAWYPACRPILAHSPVAGALERAGIAF, from the coding sequence ATGCCGATCCGCAGCCGCTGGGACGATCAAGAGGCCGCCCGGTTTTCCGGAGCGCTGGGAAGCCGCATCTACACGTCCCGGTTACTGGGCCAGGATCCCACCCTGGTCCTGCACGGGGGCGGCAACACCTCGGTCAAGGTGGAAGAACAGGGTCGCCGGGTGCTCTACGTGAAGGGCAGCGGTGCGGACCTCTCCCGGGTGGACGAGGGAGCCTTCGTGCCGGTGGATCTGGACCGGGTCCTCCCGCTCCTCGAGCGCGAGGCCCTCGACAACGAGGAGATGCTGGCGCGGCTCAAGGATGCGGTGCTTTCCCCCGGCGCCCCGGCCCCCTCCATCGAGACCCTGCTCCATGGGGCGCTTCCCTTTCCCTACGTGGAGCATACCCATGCCGACAGCATCCTGGCGGTGGCCAACGTGGCCGCGGCCGACCGGGTGTTGAAAGAGGTGTACGGGGATCTGGCGCCGGTGGTGCCCTACCGCCACTCCGGCTTCGAGCTGGCCAAGGCCTGCGCCGAGGTGTTCCGCCGACAGGCGACGCCCCGCACCATCGGCCTGATCCTCCAGTTCCACGGCGCGGTGGCCTTCGGCCCCTCCGCCCGGGAATCCTATGAGAATATGATTGCCCTGGCGGCCCGGGCGGAAGACTATCTCGCCGCCCACGGCGCCTGGGACCTGCCCGAAGCGGCAGCGCCCCCCTTGGACCGGGAAGCGGTCGCCCGGCTGCGCCGGGACATCTCCCGCGCGGCGGGTTTTCCCCTCATCCTCAAGCTGGTCCGGGAGCCGGTGGCCATGGCCTTCGCCCGGCGCGCGGACCTGGAAACCGTGTCCCAGCAGGGCCCGCCCACGCCCCAGCACGCCATTTTCACCCGGCGCCTGCCCCTCCTCGGGCGGGACGGGGCCTCCTATACCCGAGCCTACGCCGAGTACCTGACCCGCTACCTGGGCGCCGAGCAGGCCCGAACCCTGGATCCTTCGCCCCGGGTGGTCCTGGATCCCGAGCTGGGACTGGCCGCCCTGGGCGTCGATGCCCGCTACGCCGCCGTCGCGGCGGAAGTGTATCTCCATGACATCGCCATCATCACCCGCGCTTCTGCCCACGACGCGTACCGGGCGGCGCCGCCCCAGTTCATAGCGTGGGCAGAGCTCGCCTACGGAGGGTTTGAGCAGCGGCTGCGACGGGAGGCGGCGGGCGAGCGCCCGCTCCTGGGCCAGGTCGCCCTGGTGACCCCGGGCGCCGACCGCCACGACCCCGGCCTCGTTCCTCGGCTGCTGGCGCTGGGCGCGGCCGTGGTGCGCGTCGTCGCTTCGGCTTCCGATTGCCGCGGGGGCGGGGACCCGGCGCTCCTGGAAGCGCCCCTCGGAGGTGCGGCTGCCGAGGATCGGGAGCAGGTCGTGGAGGCCACCGTCCTCGCTTTCGGCGGCCTTGACCTGCTGTGCGCCGTAGGGGATCGGGAAGCCTGGTACCCAGCCTGCCGCCCGATCCTCGCCCACTCCCCCGTGGCCGGGGCTCTGGAGCGGGCCGGCATCGCCTTCTGA
- the uvrB gene encoding UvrABC system protein B, which yields MARLAPPPAARPAPRVETFPGSPFRLHQPFPPAGDQPQAIAQLVEGVRDGLMYQTLLGVTGSGKTYTMANVIARLGRPAFILAPNKTLAAQLYAEMREFFPENAVEYFVSYYDYYQPEAYVPSRDLYIEKDSSINEHIEQMRLSATKSLLERDDCVIVATVSAIYGIGDPVDYHGMILHLRERERISQRDIIKRLTDMQYQRNDLDFRRGTFRVRGDVIDIFPAEHSETALRVSLFDDEVEELHLFDPLTGRTLQRVGRFTVYPSSHYVTPRGTTLRAIEAIKQELAERIEFFQKAGRLVEAQRIEQRTRFDLEMLNELGFCKGIENYSRHLSGRAPGEPPPTLIDYLPTNAVMFIDESHVTIPQLGGMYRGDRSRKENLVEYGFRLPSALDNRPLRFDEFERMMRQTIFVSATPAEYERERSAQIVEQVVRPTGLVDPAVEVRPASTQVDDLMSEIHLRVGRGERVLVTTLTKRMAEDLTEYFSEHGIRVRYLHSDIDTVERVEIIRDLRLGKFDVLVGINLLREGLDIPEVSLVAILDADKEGFLRSERSLIQTIGRAARHVNGTAIMYADTVTDSMRRAIEETERRRRKQLAFNAQHGIVPRSVSKRIKDLIDGIYEPESAKPLLKAAEVRAGYRILSEEQYAKEIKRVEKEMLEAAKNLEFERAAQLRDLLHSLKNRLFVGFDQG from the coding sequence ATGGCACGTCTCGCGCCTCCCCCGGCCGCCCGTCCGGCCCCTCGGGTGGAAACTTTTCCCGGGAGCCCTTTCCGGCTCCACCAGCCGTTTCCGCCGGCGGGCGACCAGCCCCAGGCCATCGCCCAACTGGTGGAGGGCGTGCGCGACGGACTGATGTACCAGACGCTGCTGGGCGTCACGGGCTCGGGCAAGACCTACACCATGGCCAACGTCATCGCCCGCCTGGGCCGACCGGCCTTCATCCTGGCCCCCAACAAGACCTTGGCCGCCCAGCTGTACGCCGAGATGCGGGAGTTCTTCCCGGAGAACGCGGTGGAGTATTTCGTCTCCTACTATGACTACTACCAGCCGGAAGCCTACGTCCCTTCCCGGGATCTCTACATCGAGAAGGATTCCAGCATCAACGAGCACATCGAGCAGATGCGGCTGTCGGCCACCAAGTCCCTGCTGGAGCGGGACGACTGCGTGATCGTGGCCACCGTGTCCGCCATCTACGGGATCGGCGACCCCGTGGACTACCACGGCATGATCCTGCACCTGCGGGAGCGGGAACGGATCTCCCAGCGGGACATCATCAAGCGCCTGACGGACATGCAGTACCAGCGCAACGACCTGGACTTCCGCCGGGGTACCTTCCGCGTGCGCGGGGACGTAATCGACATCTTCCCCGCGGAGCACTCGGAGACAGCGCTCCGGGTAAGCTTGTTCGACGACGAGGTGGAAGAGCTCCACCTCTTTGATCCCCTCACCGGGCGGACCCTGCAGAGGGTGGGGCGGTTTACGGTCTATCCTTCGAGCCATTACGTCACTCCCCGCGGCACCACCTTGAGGGCGATCGAGGCGATCAAGCAGGAGCTGGCCGAGCGGATCGAATTCTTCCAGAAGGCCGGCCGCCTGGTGGAGGCCCAGCGCATCGAGCAACGCACCCGTTTCGACCTGGAGATGCTGAACGAGCTGGGCTTCTGCAAGGGCATCGAGAACTATTCGCGCCATCTCTCCGGCCGCGCGCCCGGAGAGCCGCCCCCCACCCTGATCGATTACCTGCCGACCAACGCGGTCATGTTCATCGATGAGAGCCACGTGACCATTCCCCAGCTCGGAGGCATGTACCGGGGCGACCGCTCGCGCAAGGAAAACCTGGTGGAGTACGGCTTTCGGCTGCCCAGCGCCTTGGACAACCGGCCGCTGCGGTTCGACGAGTTCGAACGGATGATGCGCCAGACCATCTTCGTCTCCGCCACCCCTGCGGAGTACGAGCGGGAGCGCTCGGCCCAGATCGTGGAGCAGGTGGTGCGGCCCACGGGGCTGGTGGACCCGGCCGTGGAAGTGCGGCCCGCTTCGACCCAGGTGGACGATCTCATGTCGGAGATCCATCTGCGGGTCGGCCGCGGAGAGCGGGTGCTGGTGACCACCCTCACCAAGCGCATGGCCGAGGACCTGACGGAATACTTCTCCGAGCACGGCATCAGGGTGCGTTATCTCCACTCCGACATCGACACGGTGGAGCGGGTGGAGATCATCCGGGATCTGCGCCTCGGGAAATTCGACGTGCTGGTGGGGATCAACCTACTGCGGGAAGGGCTCGACATTCCGGAGGTGTCCCTGGTGGCCATCCTGGACGCGGACAAGGAGGGCTTCCTGCGCTCCGAGCGCTCCCTGATCCAGACCATCGGCCGGGCGGCGCGCCATGTGAACGGCACCGCCATCATGTACGCGGACACGGTCACCGATTCCATGCGGCGGGCGATCGAGGAGACCGAGCGCCGGCGGCGCAAGCAGCTAGCTTTCAACGCCCAGCACGGGATCGTCCCGAGGAGCGTCTCGAAACGTATCAAGGACCTGATCGACGGCATCTACGAGCCGGAAAGCGCGAAGCCGTTGCTCAAGGCAGCCGAGGTCCGGGCCGGCTACCGCATCCTGTCCGAAGAGCAGTACGCGAAAGAGATCAAGCGGGTGGAAAAGGAGATGCTGGAGGCGGCGAAGAACCTGGAGTTCGAGCGGGCCGCCCAGCTCCGAGACCTGCTGCACAGCCTCAAGAACCGGCTATTCGTCGGTTTCGACCAGGGGTAG
- the tyrB gene encoding aminotransferase, with protein MRPSLFAGVPMAPRDPILGLNELFNGDKNPAKVNLGVGVYCDDTGQVPLLECVRLAERQVVEQAAPRNYLPIDGLPAYDRAAQTLLFGADSSTVADGRVVTLQALGGTGALKIGADFLRRLLPGAQVWISDPSWENHRALFEGAGFTVNAYPYYDPATHGVDFPGMMKPFHDMPAQSIVVLHACCHNPTGVDLTPGQWEEVIATVRRRDLVPFLDIAYQGFGDGLDADAQAVRRFAETEGPLFVSSSFSKSFSLYGERVGALSVATSGADEAARVLSQLKRVVRTNYSNPPTHGGKIVAGVLTSPDLRALWEQELGQMRERIRTMRNQLVEKIHARVPGADFSFVARQRGMFSYSGLSKEAVHRLRDEFSIYAVDTGRICVAALNSRNIDYVADAIAKVIR; from the coding sequence ATGCGCCCTTCTTTGTTTGCCGGCGTCCCCATGGCGCCCCGCGACCCCATCCTCGGCTTGAACGAGCTCTTCAACGGCGATAAGAACCCGGCCAAGGTCAACCTGGGGGTCGGGGTTTATTGCGACGACACCGGCCAGGTGCCCCTGCTAGAGTGCGTGCGCCTCGCGGAACGCCAGGTGGTGGAACAGGCGGCTCCGCGCAACTACCTTCCCATCGACGGCCTGCCCGCCTACGACCGCGCGGCCCAGACCCTGCTCTTCGGCGCCGACTCGAGCACCGTCGCGGACGGCCGGGTGGTGACCCTCCAGGCCCTGGGGGGCACGGGCGCCCTGAAGATCGGGGCCGACTTCCTGCGCCGGCTGCTCCCCGGCGCCCAGGTGTGGATCAGCGATCCCAGTTGGGAAAACCACCGGGCTCTGTTCGAGGGGGCAGGATTCACGGTGAATGCCTACCCCTACTACGATCCGGCGACCCATGGAGTGGATTTCCCCGGAATGATGAAGCCCTTCCACGACATGCCGGCCCAGTCCATCGTGGTACTCCATGCCTGCTGCCACAATCCGACCGGTGTGGACTTGACCCCCGGCCAGTGGGAGGAAGTGATCGCCACCGTGCGGCGCCGGGACCTGGTGCCCTTCCTGGACATCGCTTACCAGGGATTCGGCGACGGGCTGGACGCGGACGCCCAGGCGGTGCGGCGTTTCGCCGAGACCGAGGGTCCTTTGTTCGTTTCCAGCTCCTTCTCCAAGTCGTTTTCCCTGTACGGCGAGCGGGTGGGCGCCTTGAGCGTGGCGACCAGCGGGGCCGACGAAGCCGCCCGGGTCTTAAGCCAGTTGAAGCGCGTCGTGCGCACCAACTACTCGAATCCCCCCACCCACGGCGGAAAGATCGTCGCCGGGGTGCTCACCTCCCCCGATCTGCGGGCGCTGTGGGAGCAGGAGCTCGGCCAGATGCGGGAGCGCATCCGCACGATGCGAAACCAGTTGGTGGAGAAGATCCACGCCCGGGTCCCGGGGGCGGACTTCAGCTTCGTCGCGCGCCAGCGGGGCATGTTCTCCTATTCCGGCCTTTCCAAGGAGGCGGTCCACCGGCTGCGGGACGAATTCTCCATCTACGCCGTGGATACCGGCCGCATCTGCGTCGCGGCGCTCAACTCTCGCAACATCGACTACGTGGCGGACGCAATCGCCAAGGTCATCCGGTAG
- the ftsB gene encoding cell division protein FtsB: protein MRLLALVLAALIVLIQYPLWFGKGSWSRVWELNKQLEEARASNERLRQRNAVLDAEVRDLKQGLEAVEERARAELGMIRQDEIFFQVVDPSRSAVSIPAPSPAGEPR, encoded by the coding sequence ATGCGACTCCTCGCTCTCGTGCTGGCGGCCCTGATCGTGTTGATTCAATACCCCTTATGGTTCGGAAAGGGCAGCTGGTCGAGGGTGTGGGAGCTCAACAAGCAACTCGAAGAGGCTCGGGCGTCGAACGAGCGGTTGCGGCAGCGCAACGCTGTCCTGGATGCGGAAGTCCGCGACCTCAAGCAGGGCCTGGAGGCGGTGGAGGAACGGGCCCGGGCCGAGCTGGGAATGATCCGCCAGGACGAAATCTTCTTCCAAGTGGTGGATCCATCCCGGAGCGCAGTTTCGATTCCTGCCCCTTCGCCGGCAGGCGAGCCCCGGTAG
- the eno gene encoding enolase, translating to MSAIVDVVAREILDSRGNPTVEADVLLESGSMGRAAVPSGASTGQKEAVELRDGDAQRYLGKGVLKAVENVNTEISEAIMGLDAAEQSFIDKTLIELDGTENKSRLGANAILAVSLAVAKAAADEAGLPLYRYLGGVGPRAMPVPMMNIINGGAHANNRLDLQEFMIVPVGAQSFRDALRCGAEVFYALKKLLHDKGMPTTVGDEGGFAPDLPGNEAALELIMRAIEAAGYLPGADVSIAIDCAASEFYEEGKYMLQAEKRSLSAEEFAAYLSSWTQKYPILSIEDGMSETDWDGWKLLTQRLGKSVQLVGDDIFVTNPRILEEGIKQGIANSILIKVNQIGTLTETLEAIELAKRSGYTAVVSHRSGETEDTTIADIAVATGAMQIKTGSLSRSDRLAKYNQLLRIEEDLGESAYYPGRGAFYQLK from the coding sequence ATGAGTGCCATCGTCGACGTTGTTGCACGCGAGATCCTGGATTCCCGCGGAAACCCCACGGTGGAGGCGGACGTGTTGCTGGAGTCCGGGTCCATGGGGCGCGCCGCGGTGCCCTCCGGAGCGTCCACCGGCCAGAAGGAAGCGGTGGAGCTGCGCGACGGCGACGCCCAGCGCTATCTGGGCAAGGGCGTGCTGAAGGCGGTGGAGAACGTGAACACCGAGATCTCTGAGGCGATCATGGGACTGGATGCCGCCGAGCAGAGCTTCATCGACAAGACCTTGATCGAGCTCGATGGCACGGAGAACAAGTCCCGGTTGGGGGCCAACGCGATCCTCGCGGTCTCCCTAGCGGTGGCCAAGGCCGCCGCCGACGAGGCGGGCCTTCCCCTTTATCGCTACCTGGGCGGCGTCGGTCCCAGGGCCATGCCGGTGCCGATGATGAACATCATCAACGGCGGCGCCCACGCCAACAACCGGCTGGATCTGCAGGAGTTCATGATCGTACCGGTGGGGGCCCAGAGCTTCCGGGATGCCCTGCGCTGCGGAGCCGAAGTGTTCTACGCCCTGAAAAAGCTTCTCCACGACAAGGGCATGCCCACCACCGTCGGGGACGAGGGCGGCTTCGCCCCCGATCTCCCCGGGAACGAAGCCGCGCTGGAGCTCATCATGCGGGCGATCGAGGCGGCCGGTTACCTTCCCGGGGCGGACGTGTCCATCGCCATCGACTGCGCCGCCTCCGAGTTCTACGAAGAGGGTAAATACATGCTCCAGGCTGAGAAGCGTAGCCTGAGCGCGGAGGAATTCGCCGCATACCTTTCCTCCTGGACGCAGAAGTACCCGATCCTCAGCATCGAAGACGGGATGAGCGAAACCGACTGGGACGGCTGGAAGCTGCTCACTCAGCGTCTTGGGAAAAGCGTGCAGCTCGTGGGCGATGACATTTTCGTCACCAATCCCCGCATCCTGGAGGAGGGGATCAAGCAGGGCATCGCCAATTCGATCCTCATCAAGGTCAATCAAATCGGGACCCTCACCGAGACCTTGGAGGCGATCGAGCTCGCCAAACGCTCCGGCTACACCGCTGTGGTATCCCATCGCTCGGGAGAGACAGAAGATACCACCATCGCCGACATCGCCGTGGCCACGGGCGCGATGCAGATCAAGACCGGGTCCCTCTCCCGCTCGGATCGCCTGGCGAAATACAACCAGTTGCTGCGCATCGAGGAGGATCTGGGCGAATCCGCCTACTATCCCGGCCGGGGGGCATTCTACCAGCTCAAGTGA
- the kdsA gene encoding 2-dehydro-3-deoxyphosphooctonate aldolase, whose protein sequence is MGAEALVKLCGFEVGLGQPCFLIAGPCVVESLALAIDTAGRLKEICGKLGIPFIYKSSYDKANRSSGKSFRGLGIEQGLKVLSEVRRQVGVPVLTDVHTEGEVPLAAAAVDVLQTPAFLCRQTDFIRVVASAGRPVNIKKGQFLSPWEMKNVVEKAREASGQDNILVCERGVSFGYNNLVSDMRSLMVMRQTGCPVVFDATHSVQLPGGQGDRSGGQREFVPVLARAAIAVGVSGLFMETHPDPDRALSDGPNAWPLDRMPELLETLKEIDALVKARGFSEERYLEESALRPR, encoded by the coding sequence TTGGGAGCGGAGGCGCTCGTGAAGCTCTGCGGTTTCGAAGTCGGCCTCGGCCAGCCTTGCTTCCTGATCGCGGGCCCCTGCGTCGTCGAGTCGCTGGCGCTCGCCATCGACACCGCCGGGCGTTTGAAGGAAATCTGCGGCAAGCTGGGCATTCCTTTCATCTACAAATCCTCTTACGACAAAGCGAACCGCAGCTCAGGCAAATCGTTCCGCGGATTGGGGATCGAGCAGGGCTTGAAGGTGCTTTCGGAGGTCAGGAGGCAGGTGGGCGTGCCGGTGCTCACCGACGTGCACACCGAGGGCGAGGTCCCCCTCGCGGCGGCGGCGGTGGACGTGCTGCAGACGCCTGCCTTCCTGTGCCGCCAGACGGACTTCATCCGCGTCGTGGCCTCCGCCGGCCGGCCGGTGAACATCAAGAAGGGACAGTTCCTGAGTCCCTGGGAGATGAAGAACGTGGTGGAGAAGGCGCGGGAAGCGAGCGGCCAGGACAACATCCTGGTGTGCGAGCGGGGCGTCTCCTTCGGTTACAACAACCTAGTCTCGGACATGCGCTCCCTCATGGTGATGCGGCAGACCGGCTGCCCCGTGGTATTCGACGCCACCCATTCGGTGCAGCTTCCGGGCGGCCAGGGGGATCGCAGCGGCGGCCAGCGGGAATTCGTCCCGGTCCTGGCCCGGGCGGCCATCGCCGTGGGGGTTTCGGGCCTGTTCATGGAGACCCATCCCGACCCGGACAGGGCCCTTTCGGACGGCCCGAACGCCTGGCCCCTGGATCGCATGCCGGAGCTGCTGGAGACGCTCAAAGAAATCGATGCCCTGGTGAAGGCGCGAGGATTTTCCGAGGAGCGCTATCTCGAGGAATCGGCGCTTCGGCCCCGTTGA
- the pyrG gene encoding CTP synthase — MTKFVFVTGGVVSSLGKGTASASLAALLESRGIRVTLIKLDPYINVDPGTMSPFQHGEVFVTEDGAETDLDLGHYERFSQARMTRRNNFTTGQIYESVIKKERRGDYLGGTVQVIPHITDEIKSFIRAGAGDAEVAIVEIGGTVGDIESLPFLEAVRQMAIQMDRQDTCFIHLTLVPYIPSAGEIKTKPTQHSVKELREIGIQPDVILCRADRPLPPEERRKIALFTNVPEEAVISAVDVDSIYKIPAMLHRQKLDDIVCRRLGLSVPPADLSDWDRLVEALEHPLGEVDVALVGKYVNLTESYKSLSEALIHAGIHTRSRVRIHYIDSEAIEREGTGCLRGMDAILVPGGFGKRGVEGKIQAIRYARENKIPYLGICLGLQLAVIEFARHVAGFAGAHSTEFDPNTPHPVIALISEWVNRDGSLERRSAQSDLGGTMRLGGQECELREGTLARRIYNAPRIVERHRHRYEVNDNYVPQLEAAGLRVSGLSAAERLVEMIELPDHPWFVAASSTRSSLPRRAAVIPCSMPSSRLPWHTGAACGASRRSGHPRRRSGWAARSEMASSIVKLCGFEVGLGQPCFLIVGAPGRGGAERPGRGGRRRGPRWERRRS, encoded by the coding sequence ATGACAAAGTTTGTCTTCGTCACCGGTGGCGTCGTCTCCTCCCTGGGTAAAGGCACCGCCTCCGCGTCCCTGGCAGCGCTTCTCGAATCTCGCGGCATCCGAGTCACCCTGATCAAGCTGGACCCGTACATCAACGTGGATCCGGGCACCATGAGCCCGTTCCAGCACGGCGAGGTGTTCGTGACCGAGGACGGGGCGGAGACCGATCTGGACCTGGGCCACTACGAGCGCTTCAGCCAGGCCAGGATGACCCGCCGCAACAACTTCACCACCGGCCAGATCTACGAAAGCGTCATCAAGAAAGAGCGGCGCGGCGACTACCTGGGCGGCACGGTGCAGGTGATCCCCCACATCACCGACGAGATCAAGAGCTTCATCCGTGCGGGGGCGGGCGATGCGGAAGTGGCCATCGTGGAGATCGGGGGCACGGTGGGCGACATCGAATCCCTGCCTTTCCTCGAAGCGGTGCGCCAGATGGCGATCCAGATGGACCGGCAAGACACTTGCTTCATCCATCTGACGCTGGTGCCCTACATCCCGTCGGCGGGGGAGATCAAGACCAAGCCGACCCAGCATTCGGTCAAGGAGCTGCGCGAGATCGGGATCCAGCCCGACGTCATCCTGTGCCGGGCGGACCGGCCGCTGCCGCCGGAAGAGCGCCGCAAGATCGCCCTGTTCACCAACGTGCCCGAGGAGGCGGTGATCTCGGCGGTGGACGTGGACAGCATCTACAAGATTCCCGCCATGCTCCACCGGCAGAAGCTGGACGACATCGTCTGCCGCCGCCTGGGATTGTCGGTACCGCCTGCCGACCTGAGCGATTGGGACAGATTGGTGGAGGCTCTCGAGCATCCCCTCGGGGAGGTGGACGTCGCGCTGGTGGGGAAGTACGTCAACCTCACCGAGTCGTACAAGTCGCTTTCCGAAGCGTTGATCCATGCCGGGATCCACACCCGCTCCCGGGTGCGCATCCACTACATCGATTCGGAGGCGATCGAGCGGGAAGGTACCGGGTGCCTGCGGGGCATGGACGCTATCCTGGTGCCCGGCGGCTTCGGCAAGCGGGGCGTCGAAGGGAAAATCCAGGCCATTCGCTACGCCCGGGAGAACAAGATTCCTTACCTGGGCATCTGCCTGGGGCTGCAGCTCGCAGTCATCGAGTTCGCCCGCCACGTGGCGGGCTTCGCCGGCGCCCATAGCACCGAGTTCGACCCGAATACGCCCCATCCCGTGATCGCCCTGATCAGCGAGTGGGTAAACCGCGATGGATCCCTGGAGCGGCGCAGCGCCCAGTCCGACCTGGGCGGTACCATGCGCCTGGGCGGCCAGGAGTGCGAGCTGCGGGAAGGCACGCTGGCGCGCAGGATTTACAATGCGCCCCGGATCGTGGAGCGCCACCGGCACCGCTACGAGGTCAACGATAACTACGTGCCCCAGCTCGAAGCCGCGGGGCTGCGGGTGAGCGGCCTGTCCGCCGCCGAGAGGCTGGTGGAGATGATCGAGCTTCCGGACCATCCCTGGTTCGTGGCAGCCAGTTCCACCCGGAGTTCACTTCCACGCCGCGCGGCGGTCATCCCTTGTTCAATGCCTTCGTCCAGGCTGCCCTGGCATACAGGCGCCGCATGCGGGGCATCCCGGAGGAGCGGGCATCCGAGGCGCCGGTCGGGGTGGGCAGCGCGGTCTGAGATGGCATCCTCCATCGTGAAGCTCTGCGGTTTCGAAGTCGGCCTCGGCCAGCCTTGCTTCCTGATCGTGGGGGCGCCCGGACGCGGCGGCGCGGAGCGCCCGGGGCGGGGAGGGCGCCGGAGGGGCCCGCGTTGGGAGCGGAGGCGCTCGTGA